In the Spirochaetia bacterium 38H-sp genome, GTTTTACAGTGCCGCTTACAGCCTTTGTCTCCTCTGGCTTTGTTTTATTCTCTTCTGCAAGCTGCGGTGTATCCGTATCTGGAGGACATAATACGCTGACTGCTATATTGTCAAGCTCGGCCTCGCTCCTAAGGCAGGAAGCCATACCAATTATACCGTACTTGGACGCACTATAAGCCGTATAGCCAAATACGCCTATATAACCCGCCATGGACGATACAAGAACAATATATCCACCTCCTGTGGCACGCATATGTGGATACAGCGTATGGATCACATACCAGTTACCCTTGAGATTGACATCTATGGTTTTGTCAAATATCTCATCCGGAATCTTCTCAAAATAATTGGGATACGCCATACCTGCAGAAGTTATAAGAACATCTGGTGCTGGATGATTCTCAAGCCATCCAGAAAAAGCCTCGCGCACATCTTCCCCTCTGGAAACATCTACTGACAACGACAGAACCCTCTGGTCCTCTCTGGTCCTTTCCTTCTCAAGCTCAAGCAGAGCAGATTCCAGCTTTTCGCTATCCCTTGAAATTATAAGAACATTGGCTCCCTCGCGCAGAAAAGCGCGAGCACAGGCCTTACCAATACCGCTGGAGCCCCCGGTTATATACACCCATTTCCCAGCATATTGTTTCATAAGCCAATACTAGCATGTAAAAAAAAGTATATCCAGTACAAAAAACAGAGTTTCTTTTCACATTTTAACCTGTTTTTTTTCAAAACAAACCGAACGCAGCCCTGCCGATAAGGCAGAGCTGCTTTTTTGTAAACAGATTGAGAAGTACAATGCTCATCCACCTATGATAGATGGAAGCCATGTGGAAAGAGCAGGAATATAAGTGATTAGTAACACAGTTATAATTAGCACAATAAAAAATGGAATAACATTTTTATAAATATCAAGAAGGTCGGCATTAAATCTGTAGGAAGCTATAAATAGATTGAGCCCTACTGGAGGTGTGAGATATCCTACTGCCAGGTTAGCAAGAAAAAGTATTCCCATATGCACGGGATTTATAGAGTAGAGCTCTGCCATAGGCACTATGAGAGGAGCCACTATCATAATTGCAGAAAAAATATCCATGAGACAGCCTGTTATAAGAAGCACAACCGTTACCAGAAGCAAAAAAATAAAAGGAGAAGATATGTGAGCTTTCATCCAGGCTGTAAGAATAAGAGGAAACTCGCTGTCCACAATATAAAAGGACAGAGCCTTGGCAGAACCCAGAAGAAGCAATATTCCGCCTATGATTGGGATGGATTTTAATATTACAGCCGGGAGCCTTTTAAAAGGTATTTCTTTTTTTATAAAGACCTCGATAAACATGACATAAAGAGCAGAAAAAGCAGCTGTCTCCGTAAGATTAAAAAGCCCGGAGAAAAAACCAGCAATAATAAAAACAGGGAGAAGACTTTCCCACACTACATCGTAAAACGCAAGAAGCTTATCCTTTGCAGACAGTTTGGGGAGATCTGGCGTTTTCTTTTTTTCGCGTATTGCTCTTATCAGTGTGTATACAACCAATGAGCCAACCATAAGAAAGCCTGGGATCAATCCTCCTATGAAAAGGTCTTTGATACTTATCTGAGCGACAGAACCATAGATTATGATGGGTAGGCTCGGAGGGAAAAGTAGCCCTATTGTTCCAGAGGCCGTGAGAAGGCCATATGTAAATTTCTTTGAATATTCTCCGCTTTTTATCATAACATATGAGAGAACGCCCCCCAGAGCAAGGATAGCAACCCCCGATGCACCTGTAAAAGTGGTAAAAAATGCAGAAACAAGTATGGCTATGATAGCCATACTGCCTGGTAGGTTGCCTATAATACTTTTAAAAAATTTTATAAACCTATCTCCGGCCTTACTCTCGGACAAAACAAAACCTGTCAGAGTAAAAAGTGCTATAGGCGGAATAGGTATATCAGTAAGGAGGCTGTATATCTCATCAGTAACAACCTCTGCCGTACCATAGTTTCCCATGAGAAGAAACATTGCAATGGTACCTATTGCTATAAAAAGGGGAAGCCCTGCAAAGGCAAAAAAGATTATCAGAAGAATTATCAGCCATCCTGCAGACCTGGCAATATTGGCTATAAAGTCTGCAGTATCAAGCATAAAGACAGGCGGATCCTGAGAGAAGGAAAAGAGCAGATTATTTACAGAAGACAGAGAAATG is a window encoding:
- a CDS encoding SDR family oxidoreductase, giving the protein MKQYAGKWVYITGGSSGIGKACARAFLREGANVLIISRDSEKLESALLELEKERTREDQRVLSLSVDVSRGEDVREAFSGWLENHPAPDVLITSAGMAYPNYFEKIPDEIFDKTIDVNLKGNWYVIHTLYPHMRATGGGYIVLVSSMAGYIGVFGYTAYSASKYGIIGMASCLRSEAELDNIAVSVLCPPDTDTPQLAEENKTKPEETKAVSGTVKPVSADFVAEGLLKGMRKKRFLITPGLEGSIIEKINRHFPNLVYKINQSAVKKAARKRGKSV
- a CDS encoding TRAP transporter large permease subunit; this translates as MSRNKIFRSIDGLIASVFLLILASLPIIEMLLRSIFSTGIPGSYDYIKHLVLLVAFFGAMYAAKKRQHLSIALLENLLTGNAREYLLNTIYFLSSFFSLVFTIISVSHFFIAFEEVTRVGFIPTRFITWVMPVGFFVISIYFLQGIKAKRTIKLFLFILSFVLAVFISLSSVNNLLFSFSQDPPVFMLDTADFIANIARSAGWLIILLIIFFAFAGLPLFIAIGTIAMFLLMGNYGTAEVVTDEIYSLLTDIPIPPIALFTLTGFVLSESKAGDRFIKFFKSIIGNLPGSMAIIAILVSAFFTTFTGASGVAILALGGVLSYVMIKSGEYSKKFTYGLLTASGTIGLLFPPSLPIIIYGSVAQISIKDLFIGGLIPGFLMVGSLVVYTLIRAIREKKKTPDLPKLSAKDKLLAFYDVVWESLLPVFIIAGFFSGLFNLTETAAFSALYVMFIEVFIKKEIPFKRLPAVILKSIPIIGGILLLLGSAKALSFYIVDSEFPLILTAWMKAHISSPFIFLLLVTVVLLITGCLMDIFSAIMIVAPLIVPMAELYSINPVHMGILFLANLAVGYLTPPVGLNLFIASYRFNADLLDIYKNVIPFFIVLIITVLLITYIPALSTWLPSIIGG